In one window of Mycteria americana isolate JAX WOST 10 ecotype Jacksonville Zoo and Gardens chromosome 24, USCA_MyAme_1.0, whole genome shotgun sequence DNA:
- the LONP1 gene encoding lon protease homolog, mitochondrial isoform X2 has translation MGTFVQIHEMQDLGDKLRMIVMGHRRIRINKQLEVEPEEPENKQKVRKKQKRSKKEAEEEPGPKDQAVEVVLDPVAASSQEVLMVEVENVVHEDFQITEEVKALTAEIVKTIRDIIALNPLYRESVLQMMQAGQRVVDNPIYLSDMGAALTGAESQELQDILEETSIPKRLYKALSLLKKEYELSKLQQRLGREVEEKIKQTHRKYLLQEQLKIIKKELGLEKEDKDAIEEKFRERLKELVVPKHVMDVIDEELNKLGLLDNHSSEFNVTRNYLDWLTSIPWGKCSEENLELTRARAVLEEDHYGMDDVKKRILEFIAVSQLRGSTQGKILCFYGPPGVGKTSIARSIARALNREYFRFSVGGMTDVAEIKGHRRTYVGAMPGKIIQCLKKTKTENPLILIDEVDKIGRGYQGDPSSALLELLDPEQNSNFLDHYLDVPVDLSKVLFICTANVTETIPEPLRDRMEVINVSGYVAEEKLAIAERYLVPQARVLCGLDENKAKITSDVLTVLIKQYCRESGVRNLQKQVEKVLRKSAYKIVSGEAETVQVTPENLQDFVGKPIFTVDRMYETTPPGVVMGLAWTAMGGSTLFVETSLRRPKDKENKDGSLEVTGQLGDVMKESAKIAYTFARAFLMQKDPNNDFLMSSHIHLHVPEGATPKDGPSAGCTIVTALLSLAMNCPVRQNVAMTGEVSLTGKILPVGGIKEKTIAAKRAGVTCIILPSENKKDYYDLAGFITEGLEVHFVEHYKEVFDIAFSKLDSAGG, from the exons ATGGGAACTTTTGTACAGATTCATGAAATGCAGGACCTTGGAGACAAGTTGCGTATGATAGTCATGGGACACCGAAG aATTCGTATAAACAAGCAACTAGAGGTTGAGCCTGAGGAGCCTGAGAACAAACAGAAAGTTAGAAAGAAACAGAAGCGCTCTAAGAAAGAGGCTGAAGAGGAGCCTGGACCAAAGGACCAAGCTGTGGAAGTGGTACTAGATCCTGTAGCTGCTTCCTCGCAGGAAGTTCTCATGGTAGAAGTAGAGAATGTGGTTCATGAAGATTTTCAGATCACAGAAGAGGTTAAA GCACTTACTGCAGAAATTGTCAAAACAATCCGGGATATCATTGCCTTGAACCCCTTGTACAG AGAGTCTGTACTTCAGATGATGCAGGCTGGACAACGTGTGGTAGATAACCCTATCTATCTGAGTGACATGGGTGCAGCACTAACAGGGGCAGAGTCGCAAGAACTTCAAGACATCTTGGAAGAAACCAGT ATTCCCAAACGACTTTACAAAGCCCTTTCCCTTCTAAAGAAGGAATATGAGCTGAGCAAACTTCAGCAGCGTCTTGGAAGGGAG GTTGAGGAGAAGATCAAGCAAACACATCGCAAATATCTTCTCCAAGAGCAATTGAAGATCATTAAGAAAGAGCTAGGTCTGGAAAAAGAGGACAAGGATGCTATAGAAGAGAAATTCCGTGAGCGACTAAAGGAGCTGGTAGTGCCAAAACACGTCATGGATGTGATTGATGAAGAGTTGAACAAGTTGGGCTTGCTGGATAATCACTCCTCAGAATTCAA TGTTACACGGAACTACTTGGACTGGCTGACATCCATCCCGTGGGGTAAGTGTAGCGAGGAGAACCTGGAGCTGACCAGAGCCCGAGCAGTTCTGGAGGAGGATCATTATGGAATGGATGATGTCAAGAAGCGAATTCTG GAATTTATAGCAGTCAGTCAGCTGCGAGGATCCACCCAGGGGAAGATCCTATGTTTTTATGGCCCCCCTGGGGTTGGCAAAACCAGCATTGCCCGCTCCATTGCCAGAGCCCTAAACAGAGAGTACTTCCGCTTCAGCGTTGGAGGGATGACTGATGTAGCAGAAATAAAAGGACATAG GAGGACATATGTTGGAGCAATGCCAGGAAAAATCATCCAGTGTCTGAAGAAGACCAAGACAGAGAATCCACTTATACTGATTGATGAG GTGGATAAAATAGGAAGAGGATATCAAGGGGATCCATCCTCAGCCCTTCTAGAGCTGTTGGACCCAGAACAGAACTCTAACTTCTTGGATCATTACCTTGATGTTCCTGTGGATTTATCAAAg GTACTTTTTATTTGTACTGCTAATGTAACGGAAACCATTCCAGAGCCACTGCGGGATAGAATGGAAGTGATCAATGTATCAGGATACGTAGCAGAAGAGAAACTTGCAATTGCAGAG AGGTACTTAGTCCCTCAAGCACGAGTTCTGTGTGGCTTGgatgaaaacaaagccaaaatcaCATCAGATGTCCTGACTGTTCTCATCAAGCAGTACTGCAGAGAGAGTGGGGTGAGGAATCTGCAGAAGCAAGTAGAAAAG GTACTGAGGAAATCTGCCTATAAAATTGTGAGTGGAGAAGCAGAGACGGTCCAAGTAACACCTGAAAACCTGCAGGACTTTGTAGGAAAGCCCATCTTCACTGTGGATCGCATGTATGAAACCACTCCTCCAGGAGTAGTGATGGGTCTGGCCTGGACAGCTATGG gaGGTTCTACTCTGTTTGTTGAAACATCCCTGAGGCGACCCAAAGACAAGGAGAACAAGGATGGGTCCCTTGAAGTAACAGGGCAACTGGGAGATGTCATGAAAGAGAGTGCCAAAATAGCTTACACGTTTGCAAGAGCTTTTCTGATGCAGAAGGACCCCAACAATGACTTTCTCATGTCTTCCCATATCCACTTGCATGTGCCAGAG ggagcAACACCAAAGGACGGACCGAGTGCAGGGTGTACTATAGTAACAGCTTTGCTATCGCTAGCCATGAATTGCCCAGTGAGGCAGAACGTGGCCATGACTGGAGAGGTGTCATTAACTGGAAAAATTCTTCCTGTTGGTGGAATCAAGGAGAAGACTATTGCG GCAAAGAGGGCAGGTGTTACCTGTATTATTCTGCCATCAGAGAACAAAAAGGATTATTACGATCTTGCTGGATTCATTACAGAAGGACTAGAAGTGCATTTTGTTGAGCACTACAAAGAGGTATTTGACATAGCATTTTCAAAGCTGGATTCTGCTGGAGGATGA
- the LONP1 gene encoding lon protease homolog, mitochondrial isoform X1: MAAARCLRLCGRWRPALLGPARRRVLAAASSAAPPAPLGSAPPARAAFSTGPRWHQLSPGGLAGGDALEGGGGGEDGSGGGGADAGGAGPVMTALTPLLVPEHFPNVPLIAVTRNPVFPRFIKIIEVKNKKLVELLRRKVRLAQPYAGVFLKKDDNNESDVVEDLNEIYQMGTFVQIHEMQDLGDKLRMIVMGHRRIRINKQLEVEPEEPENKQKVRKKQKRSKKEAEEEPGPKDQAVEVVLDPVAASSQEVLMVEVENVVHEDFQITEEVKALTAEIVKTIRDIIALNPLYRESVLQMMQAGQRVVDNPIYLSDMGAALTGAESQELQDILEETSIPKRLYKALSLLKKEYELSKLQQRLGREVEEKIKQTHRKYLLQEQLKIIKKELGLEKEDKDAIEEKFRERLKELVVPKHVMDVIDEELNKLGLLDNHSSEFNVTRNYLDWLTSIPWGKCSEENLELTRARAVLEEDHYGMDDVKKRILEFIAVSQLRGSTQGKILCFYGPPGVGKTSIARSIARALNREYFRFSVGGMTDVAEIKGHRRTYVGAMPGKIIQCLKKTKTENPLILIDEVDKIGRGYQGDPSSALLELLDPEQNSNFLDHYLDVPVDLSKVLFICTANVTETIPEPLRDRMEVINVSGYVAEEKLAIAERYLVPQARVLCGLDENKAKITSDVLTVLIKQYCRESGVRNLQKQVEKVLRKSAYKIVSGEAETVQVTPENLQDFVGKPIFTVDRMYETTPPGVVMGLAWTAMGGSTLFVETSLRRPKDKENKDGSLEVTGQLGDVMKESAKIAYTFARAFLMQKDPNNDFLMSSHIHLHVPEGATPKDGPSAGCTIVTALLSLAMNCPVRQNVAMTGEVSLTGKILPVGGIKEKTIAAKRAGVTCIILPSENKKDYYDLAGFITEGLEVHFVEHYKEVFDIAFSKLDSAGG; this comes from the exons ATGGCGGCCGCCCGCTGCTTGCGGCTGTGCGGGCGCTGGCGGCCGGCGCTGCTGGGGCCCGCGCGGCGCCGCGTCTTGGCGGCCGCCTCttccgcggcccccccggccccgctgggctccgcgccgccggcccgcgccGCCTTCAGCACTGGCCCGCGATGGCACCAGCTGAGCCCCGGCGGCCTGGCGGGGGGCGACGCGctggagggcggcggcggcggcgaggacggtagcggcggcggcggggcggacgctggcggggccgggccggtcATGACGGCGCTGACGCCGCTGCTCGTCCCGGAGCATTTCCCCAACGTCCCTCTCATCGCCGTGACGCGCAACCCCGTCTTCCCGCGCTTCATCAAGATCATCGAG GTAAAAAATAAGAAGCTGGTTGAGCTGCTGAGGAGGAAAGTTCGTCTTGCCCAGCCTTATGctggtgtttttcttaaaaaggatGATAA CAATGAATCTGATGTGGTCGAGGATCTGAATGAAATCTACCAGATGGGAACTTTTGTACAGATTCATGAAATGCAGGACCTTGGAGACAAGTTGCGTATGATAGTCATGGGACACCGAAG aATTCGTATAAACAAGCAACTAGAGGTTGAGCCTGAGGAGCCTGAGAACAAACAGAAAGTTAGAAAGAAACAGAAGCGCTCTAAGAAAGAGGCTGAAGAGGAGCCTGGACCAAAGGACCAAGCTGTGGAAGTGGTACTAGATCCTGTAGCTGCTTCCTCGCAGGAAGTTCTCATGGTAGAAGTAGAGAATGTGGTTCATGAAGATTTTCAGATCACAGAAGAGGTTAAA GCACTTACTGCAGAAATTGTCAAAACAATCCGGGATATCATTGCCTTGAACCCCTTGTACAG AGAGTCTGTACTTCAGATGATGCAGGCTGGACAACGTGTGGTAGATAACCCTATCTATCTGAGTGACATGGGTGCAGCACTAACAGGGGCAGAGTCGCAAGAACTTCAAGACATCTTGGAAGAAACCAGT ATTCCCAAACGACTTTACAAAGCCCTTTCCCTTCTAAAGAAGGAATATGAGCTGAGCAAACTTCAGCAGCGTCTTGGAAGGGAG GTTGAGGAGAAGATCAAGCAAACACATCGCAAATATCTTCTCCAAGAGCAATTGAAGATCATTAAGAAAGAGCTAGGTCTGGAAAAAGAGGACAAGGATGCTATAGAAGAGAAATTCCGTGAGCGACTAAAGGAGCTGGTAGTGCCAAAACACGTCATGGATGTGATTGATGAAGAGTTGAACAAGTTGGGCTTGCTGGATAATCACTCCTCAGAATTCAA TGTTACACGGAACTACTTGGACTGGCTGACATCCATCCCGTGGGGTAAGTGTAGCGAGGAGAACCTGGAGCTGACCAGAGCCCGAGCAGTTCTGGAGGAGGATCATTATGGAATGGATGATGTCAAGAAGCGAATTCTG GAATTTATAGCAGTCAGTCAGCTGCGAGGATCCACCCAGGGGAAGATCCTATGTTTTTATGGCCCCCCTGGGGTTGGCAAAACCAGCATTGCCCGCTCCATTGCCAGAGCCCTAAACAGAGAGTACTTCCGCTTCAGCGTTGGAGGGATGACTGATGTAGCAGAAATAAAAGGACATAG GAGGACATATGTTGGAGCAATGCCAGGAAAAATCATCCAGTGTCTGAAGAAGACCAAGACAGAGAATCCACTTATACTGATTGATGAG GTGGATAAAATAGGAAGAGGATATCAAGGGGATCCATCCTCAGCCCTTCTAGAGCTGTTGGACCCAGAACAGAACTCTAACTTCTTGGATCATTACCTTGATGTTCCTGTGGATTTATCAAAg GTACTTTTTATTTGTACTGCTAATGTAACGGAAACCATTCCAGAGCCACTGCGGGATAGAATGGAAGTGATCAATGTATCAGGATACGTAGCAGAAGAGAAACTTGCAATTGCAGAG AGGTACTTAGTCCCTCAAGCACGAGTTCTGTGTGGCTTGgatgaaaacaaagccaaaatcaCATCAGATGTCCTGACTGTTCTCATCAAGCAGTACTGCAGAGAGAGTGGGGTGAGGAATCTGCAGAAGCAAGTAGAAAAG GTACTGAGGAAATCTGCCTATAAAATTGTGAGTGGAGAAGCAGAGACGGTCCAAGTAACACCTGAAAACCTGCAGGACTTTGTAGGAAAGCCCATCTTCACTGTGGATCGCATGTATGAAACCACTCCTCCAGGAGTAGTGATGGGTCTGGCCTGGACAGCTATGG gaGGTTCTACTCTGTTTGTTGAAACATCCCTGAGGCGACCCAAAGACAAGGAGAACAAGGATGGGTCCCTTGAAGTAACAGGGCAACTGGGAGATGTCATGAAAGAGAGTGCCAAAATAGCTTACACGTTTGCAAGAGCTTTTCTGATGCAGAAGGACCCCAACAATGACTTTCTCATGTCTTCCCATATCCACTTGCATGTGCCAGAG ggagcAACACCAAAGGACGGACCGAGTGCAGGGTGTACTATAGTAACAGCTTTGCTATCGCTAGCCATGAATTGCCCAGTGAGGCAGAACGTGGCCATGACTGGAGAGGTGTCATTAACTGGAAAAATTCTTCCTGTTGGTGGAATCAAGGAGAAGACTATTGCG GCAAAGAGGGCAGGTGTTACCTGTATTATTCTGCCATCAGAGAACAAAAAGGATTATTACGATCTTGCTGGATTCATTACAGAAGGACTAGAAGTGCATTTTGTTGAGCACTACAAAGAGGTATTTGACATAGCATTTTCAAAGCTGGATTCTGCTGGAGGATGA